From one uncultured Methanobrevibacter sp. genomic stretch:
- a CDS encoding DNA polymerase domain-containing protein, whose protein sequence is MEESPEQLALEAEIKAQAQKFITYLNSTLPESMELEYEGFYRRGFFVSKKRYAVIEDGEIIAKGLELVRRDWAPIVKKTQEEILMSILKEGNSDKAIKSVKKVMKRIKKGEVENKELIIHTQITKPLDQYKQVGPHVVAAKRIEEHGIKVTRGTIIQYIIVKGKGSISQRAVPYEYSEGYKYDKDYYINNQLIPAVERIMYAFGYTKKDLEDMARGEVQQSLDAFF, encoded by the coding sequence ATTGAAGAAAGCCCAGAACAATTAGCTCTTGAAGCTGAAATCAAAGCGCAAGCTCAAAAATTCATCACTTATCTCAATTCAACCCTTCCGGAAAGCATGGAACTTGAATATGAAGGTTTTTACAGAAGAGGATTTTTTGTAAGCAAAAAAAGATATGCTGTTATTGAAGATGGAGAGATAATAGCTAAAGGATTGGAGTTAGTCAGAAGAGACTGGGCACCGATTGTTAAAAAAACACAAGAAGAAATTTTAATGTCTATTTTAAAGGAAGGAAATTCCGACAAGGCCATTAAATCCGTTAAAAAAGTCATGAAAAGAATTAAAAAGGGCGAAGTTGAAAACAAAGAACTGATTATTCACACCCAAATCACCAAACCTCTTGACCAATACAAACAGGTAGGCCCCCATGTTGTTGCTGCAAAGAGAATTGAAGAGCACGGCATTAAAGTGACAAGAGGAACCATTATCCAGTACATTATCGTTAAGGGAAAAGGCTCCATCAGCCAGAGAGCTGTTCCTTATGAATATAGCGAAGGATATAAATATGACAAGGATTATTATATCAACAACCAGTTGATTCCTGCAGTTGAAAGAATTATGTATGCCTTCGGATATACAAAAAAAGACCTGGAAGATATGGCACGCGGAGAAGTCCAACAAAGTTTAGATGCATTTTTCTAA
- a CDS encoding TIGR02253 family HAD-type hydrolase yields MEYDDRVVFFDIDGTLMDTTDFAETARKAAIGLMVDNGLPLDKDEAYGVLKTIIREKGSNYGKHFNMLTQVVLGHEDPMLVALGMTTYHNVKMALLRPFSETINTLIYLKSQGYRLAVISNGITIKQWEKLVRLNIYPFFDEVITSEEVGMEKPNRLIFDVALRKMNGNPEKSVMIGNKFKADALGAVNAGLSAILVNSDVTEEDREYIKKEKLDITIVEDIGDVDTIL; encoded by the coding sequence ATGGAATATGATGACCGTGTGGTTTTCTTTGATATAGATGGTACACTGATGGACACCACTGATTTCGCTGAAACTGCAAGAAAAGCAGCTATAGGTCTAATGGTAGACAACGGATTACCTCTAGATAAAGATGAAGCATATGGAGTTTTAAAAACTATTATTCGTGAAAAAGGATCTAATTATGGTAAGCACTTTAATATGCTAACTCAAGTTGTTTTAGGCCACGAAGATCCCATGCTTGTAGCGCTTGGAATGACTACCTACCATAACGTTAAAATGGCACTTTTAAGACCATTTTCCGAAACTATCAATACATTAATCTATTTAAAAAGTCAAGGATACCGTTTAGCCGTTATTTCAAATGGAATTACCATCAAACAATGGGAAAAACTTGTTAGACTCAACATTTATCCGTTTTTCGATGAAGTAATTACATCCGAAGAGGTAGGTATGGAAAAACCTAACAGATTAATCTTTGATGTTGCACTTAGAAAAATGAATGGAAACCCTGAAAAATCAGTGATGATTGGAAATAAATTTAAAGCAGATGCATTAGGTGCTGTTAATGCAGGATTAAGTGCAATTTTGGTAAATTCCGATGTTACAGAAGAAGACAGGGAATATATTAAAAAAGAAAAATTAGATATTACAATTGTTGAAGATATTGGTGATGTTGATACTATTTTATAA
- a CDS encoding exodeoxyribonuclease III, translated as MSIKLVSWNVNGIRAVSKKDEFWDWFSQTDADIINFQEVRATQDKIPKKLADVDGFHQHFNEAEKKGYSGVGTYSKIEPVNVTCGLGVEELDKEGRVLKIEYPNFILYNIYFPNSGMEAKRLDFKIAFCNALLDELVELKSQGKNLVITGDYNIAHNPIDVYNPKNCEGKSGYLPEERAWLDELEKAGFIDTFRMFDEGENNFTWWSYRTRARERNAGWRLDYFYVNEEIKDNVKSAEILSEIYGSDHCPVTLELEF; from the coding sequence ATGTCAATAAAGCTAGTTTCTTGGAATGTCAATGGAATTAGAGCAGTTTCCAAAAAAGATGAATTTTGGGACTGGTTTAGTCAAACTGATGCTGATATTATTAATTTTCAAGAGGTAAGAGCAACTCAGGATAAGATTCCTAAGAAATTAGCAGATGTTGATGGATTCCACCAGCACTTCAATGAAGCTGAAAAGAAAGGTTACAGTGGAGTTGGAACATACTCCAAAATTGAGCCTGTTAATGTAACATGCGGGCTTGGTGTTGAAGAGCTTGACAAAGAAGGAAGAGTATTAAAAATTGAGTATCCTAACTTCATTTTATACAACATTTACTTCCCAAACAGTGGTATGGAAGCTAAGCGTCTTGATTTCAAGATCGCTTTCTGTAATGCATTGCTGGATGAACTCGTTGAGCTTAAAAGTCAGGGCAAAAACCTGGTTATTACTGGAGATTATAACATTGCCCACAATCCGATTGATGTTTACAACCCTAAAAACTGTGAAGGAAAATCCGGTTATCTTCCTGAAGAGCGTGCCTGGCTTGATGAACTTGAAAAGGCCGGCTTCATTGATACTTTTAGAATGTTTGATGAGGGTGAAAACAACTTTACATGGTGGAGTTACAGAACTCGCGCACGTGAAAGGAATGCTGGTTGGAGATTGGATTATTTCTATGTTAATGAAGAAATTAAGGATAATGTAAAATCAGCAGAAATATTATCTGAAATATATGGTTCCGATCACTGTCCTGTAACTTTGGAACTTGAATTTTAA
- a CDS encoding phenylalanine--tRNA ligase subunit alpha, with protein MSEDIEKTISELHIYEKKLLKELEANPNANPEQIAENTGMNIKSVMSAAGSLASKDIIEVDKKVQETYSLTDDGREYAEHGLPERKILEVLAKKNEIPMKDLANEAGIDKKETGIALGWLRQKNWAQIDKGKINITDMGKEFSHKPDVDERVLEYLKVNAEGVKLFTDDLRDGFLKLTGRKNILNIKKETSHSFKILPKGEEILKIGFTIKEQATQLTHEHLKDGEWKSLEYRPYDINAEAPVIFSGKKHPLRVIIDEIREIFLNMGFSEDNGEYVESAFWNFDSLFQPQDHAAREMQDTFYLKNPLTCDLPDMDLVKLTAETHENGADTGSVGWQYDWSEDIARQSVLRTHTTGISTKHLFEHEPPIKMFSVGRVFRRETFDYKHLPEFHQVEGLVCDEKISYQNLLGTLKEFYKKLGFEVRFRPAYFPYTYLSTETEIYLEEKESWIELGGAGMFRPEVLKPLGINQPALAFGLGIERLAMIRYDVEDIRMLYKSDIKWLRELPISQGVEL; from the coding sequence ATGAGTGAGGATATTGAAAAAACCATTAGTGAATTACATATTTATGAGAAGAAACTTTTAAAAGAACTGGAAGCTAATCCCAATGCAAATCCTGAGCAAATTGCAGAAAATACAGGCATGAACATTAAATCAGTTATGAGTGCTGCAGGTTCTCTTGCTTCAAAGGATATAATTGAAGTTGATAAAAAGGTTCAGGAAACATATTCCTTAACTGATGACGGCCGTGAATATGCAGAACACGGACTTCCGGAACGTAAAATATTGGAAGTTTTAGCTAAAAAAAATGAGATTCCAATGAAAGACTTGGCTAATGAAGCAGGCATTGATAAAAAAGAAACAGGAATTGCTCTTGGATGGTTACGTCAAAAAAACTGGGCTCAAATTGATAAAGGTAAAATCAACATTACAGATATGGGTAAAGAATTTTCACACAAACCTGATGTTGATGAAAGGGTATTGGAATATCTTAAAGTTAATGCCGAAGGTGTAAAACTCTTCACAGATGATTTAAGAGATGGATTTTTAAAGCTAACCGGTAGGAAAAACATTTTAAACATTAAAAAAGAAACCTCACATTCATTTAAAATCTTACCTAAAGGTGAAGAAATCCTTAAAATAGGATTTACAATTAAAGAACAAGCTACTCAATTAACTCATGAACATCTAAAAGATGGAGAATGGAAAAGTTTGGAATATCGTCCATATGATATTAATGCAGAAGCTCCTGTTATCTTTTCAGGTAAAAAACACCCGTTAAGAGTAATCATTGATGAAATTAGAGAAATCTTTTTAAATATGGGTTTTTCAGAAGACAATGGGGAGTATGTTGAATCTGCATTTTGGAACTTTGATTCTCTTTTCCAGCCACAGGACCATGCAGCCCGTGAAATGCAGGACACATTCTATCTTAAAAATCCATTAACCTGTGACTTACCAGATATGGATTTGGTAAAACTTACTGCTGAAACTCACGAAAACGGTGCGGATACCGGTTCAGTTGGATGGCAATATGATTGGAGTGAAGATATTGCTCGTCAAAGTGTTTTAAGAACTCACACTACTGGAATATCTACAAAACACTTATTTGAACATGAACCTCCAATTAAAATGTTTTCTGTTGGAAGAGTATTTAGAAGAGAGACTTTCGACTACAAGCACTTGCCTGAATTCCACCAAGTGGAAGGATTGGTTTGTGATGAAAAAATCAGTTATCAAAATCTTTTAGGTACTTTAAAAGAGTTTTATAAAAAATTAGGTTTTGAAGTCAGATTCAGACCTGCTTACTTCCCTTATACTTATTTATCTACTGAAACTGAAATTTATCTTGAAGAAAAGGAAAGTTGGATTGAACTTGGTGGTGCCGGAATGTTTAGACCTGAAGTATTAAAACCATTGGGTATTAACCAGCCTGCACTAGCTTTCGGTTTGGGTATTGAAAGGCTTGCCATGATCAGATATGATGTGGAAGACATTCGTATGCTTTATAAAAGTGACATTAAATGGCTTAGAGAATTGCCTATTTCACAAGGTGTTGAATTATAA
- a CDS encoding tetratricopeptide repeat protein, which translates to MNEKLGQLIDIESSDYKNLFEDYNELIGQSKIDEAIKLLETIPKGHKDYSKALYRKSLAVYFDDEEKSFEIFQQALTMEFGNSNYSPAFGNLDNSEDFFLFALNMIYIFNDFQNAIKYLDLSLKIKPDQSEALNFKAISFGFLHKYKKAIKLINKAIKIDPDNSSYWNNKGAFLLEQNYPSKAIKAFDRAIELEPNVDSWSNKGTVYYREGEFVKALNCYDEALKLDPLNISSVINKASIYSELGQFKLADEYFQIACKLDSNDFTYLVEMAKHLINKGEFKKSIQYLDKSLEIYEDFALSWMYKSIALSELGMDDESEICFKKAVKLDPDSLSVFDEVFVIDD; encoded by the coding sequence ATGAACGAAAAGTTAGGGCAATTAATAGATATTGAATCCAGTGATTATAAAAACTTATTTGAGGACTATAATGAACTAATTGGTCAGTCCAAAATAGATGAAGCAATAAAACTTTTAGAAACAATTCCTAAAGGTCATAAAGATTATTCAAAAGCATTATATAGAAAATCCCTGGCAGTTTATTTCGATGATGAAGAAAAATCTTTTGAAATTTTTCAGCAGGCTTTAACAATGGAATTTGGTAATTCTAATTACAGTCCTGCATTTGGAAATCTGGATAATTCTGAAGATTTTTTTCTCTTTGCTTTGAACATGATTTATATTTTCAACGATTTTCAAAATGCCATTAAGTATCTGGATTTGTCTTTAAAAATTAAACCTGACCAAAGTGAGGCATTAAATTTTAAGGCAATATCCTTCGGATTTCTCCATAAGTATAAAAAGGCAATAAAGCTAATCAATAAGGCTATAAAAATTGATCCCGATAATTCTTCATATTGGAATAACAAGGGAGCATTTCTGCTTGAACAGAACTATCCCTCAAAGGCAATCAAAGCATTTGACAGAGCCATTGAATTGGAGCCTAATGTTGATTCGTGGTCTAATAAGGGAACAGTATATTATAGGGAAGGGGAATTTGTCAAGGCTTTAAATTGTTATGATGAGGCTCTTAAATTAGATCCTTTAAATATCAGTTCAGTTATCAACAAAGCCAGCATATACTCTGAACTGGGTCAGTTTAAATTGGCTGACGAATACTTTCAAATAGCATGTAAACTGGACAGTAATGATTTCACATATCTTGTTGAAATGGCAAAGCATCTGATTAATAAAGGTGAATTTAAAAAATCAATTCAATATTTGGACAAGTCTTTGGAAATTTATGAAGATTTCGCCTTATCATGGATGTATAAATCTATAGCGTTGAGTGAATTGGGAATGGATGATGAATCGGAAATATGCTTTAAAAAGGCTGTAAAACTTGACCCTGATTCATTATCTGTTTTTGATGAGGTTTTTGTAATTGATGATTAA
- a CDS encoding triphosphoribosyl-dephospho-CoA synthase: MNPSEIAKLAQIASALEVSGYPKPGNVHRTRDYDDMVFEDFIISGIVIGDTIREACSDVDVENPKLGKYILQAVAETDKWIQNNTNLGIVMMITPIAVAAAVSDSFDDIRENVKLVMANTSVDDACDLYDAINIADAGGMGDQDEYDVASENAKQELRDNNQTMYDVLKISAPWDMLAREMTSDMPAVFELGYPTYHKLIQEKSQNESCILTFLTILSHVPDTLISRKYDNDEALKVSLMTRDLLKMKDSPDFHERLQEFDDYLFKNKYNPGTTADLTAASIFVSYLKSNFE, translated from the coding sequence ATGAATCCGTCAGAAATAGCAAAACTGGCACAAATTGCATCAGCACTTGAAGTAAGCGGATATCCAAAGCCGGGAAATGTTCACAGAACTCGTGATTATGATGACATGGTTTTTGAAGATTTTATAATAAGTGGAATCGTCATTGGAGATACAATCCGTGAAGCATGTAGCGACGTTGATGTTGAAAATCCGAAACTTGGTAAATACATCCTGCAGGCAGTAGCTGAAACCGACAAATGGATTCAAAATAACACTAACTTGGGAATTGTCATGATGATAACTCCTATTGCAGTTGCAGCTGCCGTCAGTGATTCATTTGATGATATCAGGGAAAATGTTAAATTGGTCATGGCAAATACCTCTGTTGACGATGCATGCGATTTGTACGATGCAATCAACATTGCAGACGCCGGGGGAATGGGTGACCAGGATGAATATGATGTGGCCAGCGAAAATGCAAAACAGGAGCTGAGGGATAATAATCAGACAATGTATGATGTTTTGAAGATATCTGCACCATGGGACATGCTTGCCCGTGAGATGACCTCAGATATGCCTGCAGTTTTTGAATTGGGATATCCTACATATCATAAACTTATTCAGGAGAAATCTCAAAATGAATCCTGTATTTTAACATTTTTAACTATTTTATCTCATGTTCCGGATACTTTAATTTCAAGAAAATATGATAATGATGAAGCTTTGAAGGTTTCCCTGATGACAAGGGATCTGCTTAAAATGAAGGATTCTCCTGATTTTCATGAAAGACTTCAGGAATTCGATGATTATTTATTTAAAAATAAATATAATCCTGGAACAACAGCTGATTTAACTGCAGCTTCTATTTTTGTAAGTTATTTGAAATCAAACTTCGAATAA
- the hemB gene encoding porphobilinogen synthase, protein MQFPTTRMRRLRKNAKIRDIVRETKLEKEDLIYPIYFKEELNDMEKEEISSLPGEFRFSLNAGVEFAKQLEEKGLKSIIVFGIPAEDTKDEIATPDYSATGIVQKAVRKLKKETNLVVITDVCLCQYTSHGHCGMIVDNDDTDDGIEILNDESLPYIAKVALSHAEAGADIVAPSDMMDGRVGAIRQCLDENGYTNVMIMSYSAKYASAFYEPFRVAACSSPHAGDRKSYQMDPANAVEAIRECELDVIEGCDFLMVKPALPYLDVVRMVRDEFMLPLVAYNVSGEYAMLMAAIEKGFLTERAILESLLSIKRAGADLIITNFAPYLLLNEMI, encoded by the coding sequence ATGCAGTTCCCGACAACAAGAATGAGAAGATTAAGAAAAAATGCTAAAATTAGAGATATAGTTCGTGAAACCAAACTTGAAAAAGAGGATTTGATTTATCCGATTTATTTTAAAGAAGAACTTAATGACATGGAAAAGGAAGAAATTTCATCACTTCCGGGGGAATTTCGATTCTCCTTAAATGCAGGTGTTGAGTTTGCAAAACAGCTTGAAGAAAAAGGATTGAAATCAATCATTGTATTTGGAATACCTGCTGAGGATACTAAAGATGAGATTGCAACTCCGGATTACTCAGCAACAGGTATTGTTCAAAAAGCTGTAAGAAAACTTAAAAAGGAAACAAATCTTGTTGTAATTACAGACGTGTGTTTGTGCCAATATACTTCACACGGACATTGCGGAATGATAGTGGATAATGATGATACTGATGATGGAATTGAAATATTGAATGATGAATCACTCCCATACATTGCAAAAGTTGCCCTTTCTCATGCTGAAGCCGGTGCCGATATTGTTGCACCTTCAGACATGATGGACGGAAGAGTTGGTGCAATTCGACAATGTCTGGATGAAAACGGTTACACCAATGTAATGATAATGTCTTATTCAGCAAAATATGCCTCTGCATTTTATGAACCGTTCAGGGTTGCGGCCTGTTCATCCCCTCATGCAGGAGATAGAAAATCCTATCAGATGGATCCTGCCAATGCGGTTGAAGCAATCCGTGAATGTGAACTGGACGTTATTGAAGGATGTGATTTTTTAATGGTTAAACCTGCACTTCCTTACTTGGATGTTGTAAGAATGGTTCGTGATGAATTTATGTTGCCTTTGGTGGCGTATAATGTAAGCGGGGAATATGCAATGCTCATGGCTGCTATCGAAAAGGGATTTTTAACTGAACGCGCAATTTTAGAATCACTTCTTTCAATTAAAAGAGCTGGAGCAGACTTGATTATCACTAATTTCGCACCATATTTACTATTAAATGAGATGATATAA
- the aroC gene encoding chorismate synthase, producing MSNSIGEKFRITSFGASHGVGVGAIVDGCPANLELSAEDIQKELNKRKPGTSSVTTPRKESDEIQILSGIFEGKTDGTPITGVIFNKNQHSKDYSMFKNTPRPSHGDYGWMMKYGNYDYNGGGRGSGRVTIGHVIGGAIAKKLLKTQNIEIISHVTQIGNVKAESQDFETIKENIEKNPIRCADPKAAKKMEELILSKKQEGDSVGGIVETIAVGVPQGLGEPVFERLDGDLARILMNIGAVKGVEIGLGFDVANHTASEINDEYQIDNGKVTTKTNNSGGIIGGMSNGMPIVSRIAVKPTPSISKCQNSVNLEKQENEKIEIKGRHDPCICPRVTVVAESSTAIVLADHMIRSGFIHPTNLEKQH from the coding sequence ATGTCAAATTCAATCGGAGAAAAATTCAGAATAACAAGTTTCGGTGCAAGTCATGGTGTTGGTGTAGGTGCTATTGTTGACGGATGTCCTGCAAATCTTGAATTAAGTGCAGAAGACATTCAAAAAGAACTGAATAAAAGAAAACCTGGAACAAGTAGTGTTACAACACCTAGAAAAGAATCCGATGAAATACAAATATTATCCGGAATATTTGAAGGTAAAACTGATGGAACACCAATCACAGGAGTTATCTTTAATAAAAATCAGCATTCTAAAGATTATTCCATGTTTAAAAACACTCCACGCCCATCCCATGGAGATTACGGATGGATGATGAAATACGGTAATTATGACTATAACGGAGGAGGAAGAGGAAGCGGTAGAGTTACCATAGGACATGTAATTGGGGGAGCAATAGCTAAAAAACTTTTAAAAACTCAAAATATTGAAATTATATCCCACGTTACCCAAATAGGAAATGTTAAAGCCGAATCTCAGGATTTTGAAACCATCAAAGAAAATATTGAAAAAAATCCAATTAGATGTGCAGACCCTAAAGCTGCCAAAAAAATGGAAGAATTAATTCTATCTAAAAAACAGGAAGGTGATTCAGTTGGAGGAATTGTTGAGACAATTGCCGTTGGAGTGCCTCAAGGTCTTGGAGAACCTGTTTTTGAGAGACTTGATGGAGACCTTGCAAGAATATTGATGAATATCGGTGCGGTTAAGGGAGTTGAAATTGGACTTGGATTTGATGTTGCCAACCATACTGCATCAGAAATTAATGACGAATACCAAATTGATAACGGCAAAGTCACCACAAAAACAAATAATTCCGGAGGAATTATTGGTGGAATGAGCAACGGAATGCCAATCGTTTCAAGAATTGCTGTAAAACCAACCCCCTCCATTTCAAAATGTCAGAATTCTGTCAATTTAGAAAAACAGGAAAACGAAAAAATAGAAATTAAAGGAAGGCATGATCCATGCATCTGTCCAAGAGTGACAGTAGTGGCTGAATCAAGCACTGCAATTGTCCTTGCAGACCACATGATTCGCTCAGGATTCATCCATCCTACCAATTTAGAAAAACAACATTAA
- a CDS encoding MBL fold metallo-hydrolase, producing MKITFFGSGGGRFSAISQRRMTGGFRIDNLGGKNYHIDPGPGALVRTYQFGFDPRNLSGVFVSHAHTDHYNDAEILIESMTKGMTRRYGTIFGCESVLKGFDKWGPCISRYHQSQSDKVILKPDEFKHVDNIKVKGTRTQHGDPTGAGFQIDYNGFKISYTSDTGYFDGLAKEHEGADILIASVLRPGNRTINGHMCTRNFIDLISEVQPKVAVMTHLGLKMISSNPVTEAKKVSKQTGIKTIAAYDGLSFNVNYNNPKRFRLISLKDVESSAHSTSHNLFNNERKNTYQIAFKNNEFDEVSFMKKN from the coding sequence ATGAAAATAACATTTTTTGGCAGTGGTGGTGGAAGGTTTTCCGCTATTTCACAACGAAGAATGACTGGAGGATTTAGGATTGATAATTTGGGTGGAAAAAATTATCATATTGATCCGGGTCCTGGTGCTCTTGTAAGGACATATCAGTTTGGATTTGATCCGCGTAACTTAAGCGGTGTTTTTGTATCCCATGCACATACTGACCATTATAATGATGCCGAGATTCTCATTGAATCCATGACCAAGGGTATGACACGAAGATACGGTACTATCTTCGGATGTGAAAGTGTTTTAAAGGGATTTGATAAATGGGGTCCTTGTATTTCCAGATATCATCAGTCCCAGTCCGATAAGGTCATTTTGAAACCTGATGAATTTAAGCATGTTGACAATATTAAAGTTAAGGGTACTAGAACCCAGCATGGTGATCCTACAGGTGCAGGTTTCCAAATTGACTATAATGGATTTAAAATTTCATATACTTCTGATACAGGTTATTTTGATGGTTTAGCTAAAGAACATGAAGGTGCTGATATTTTAATAGCCAGTGTATTGAGACCTGGAAACAGAACAATTAACGGACATATGTGCACCCGCAATTTCATTGATTTGATTAGTGAAGTTCAGCCAAAAGTTGCGGTCATGACTCATTTGGGTCTTAAAATGATATCCAGTAATCCTGTAACTGAGGCTAAAAAGGTTTCAAAGCAAACCGGAATTAAAACAATTGCTGCTTATGATGGTTTATCTTTTAATGTAAATTATAATAATCCTAAAAGGTTTAGACTAATATCTCTTAAGGATGTTGAATCATCAGCTCACAGCACATCTCATAACCTATTCAACAATGAAAGAAAGAATACTTATCAAATTGCCTTTAAGAATAACGAGTTTGATGAAGTATCCTTTATGAAAAAAAATTAA
- a CDS encoding DUF2121 domain-containing protein — MSLIIAYIGKKGCVMTGDKRKIGYFGDKARLEELESDLYSGKIKTDDEFSKRADELGISIKITDDANKLKIVGNCVRGEVSTKGTMETKRRRIYGTTNGYQIVELLGSETLSRNAGEKGIIIFGNNYAKHMAQDLIQKKWKASQSLKYMGEVFEDIMREVSSKTPTVGSHFDTLIQQPKYNTSEAQKHLNITIDHDIKVLIKFRQDLTEQLVQQSIAIDMANKIIDKGEVGKVVSVDGNMIYVQLNDKTQAMDGNWKQLAGPGQNVLMFSDSNDVKIGDKVVIEDEDLCLKKDKSSLKCDIILCSL, encoded by the coding sequence ATGAGCTTAATTATAGCATACATTGGTAAAAAAGGATGTGTGATGACTGGAGATAAGAGAAAGATAGGATATTTCGGTGATAAGGCTAGATTAGAGGAATTAGAATCAGATTTATATTCAGGTAAAATTAAAACAGATGATGAGTTTTCAAAACGTGCTGATGAATTGGGTATTTCTATTAAAATTACCGATGATGCAAACAAACTAAAAATTGTCGGTAACTGTGTTCGTGGAGAAGTAAGTACAAAAGGGACCATGGAAACAAAACGTAGAAGAATCTACGGAACTACAAATGGTTATCAAATTGTGGAATTATTGGGTTCTGAAACACTGTCACGTAATGCCGGTGAGAAAGGAATAATCATTTTTGGAAATAATTACGCAAAACATATGGCTCAGGACCTTATTCAGAAGAAATGGAAGGCCTCCCAAAGTCTGAAATATATGGGTGAAGTATTTGAAGATATTATGAGAGAAGTCTCTTCCAAAACTCCTACTGTGGGTTCCCATTTCGATACATTAATTCAGCAGCCTAAATACAATACTTCTGAAGCTCAAAAGCATCTTAACATTACTATTGACCATGATATTAAAGTATTGATTAAGTTTAGACAGGACTTGACTGAACAGCTGGTTCAGCAAAGCATAGCTATTGACATGGCCAATAAAATCATTGACAAAGGTGAAGTAGGTAAAGTCGTTTCAGTTGACGGAAACATGATTTATGTTCAGTTAAATGACAAGACACAGGCAATGGATGGAAATTGGAAACAATTGGCAGGTCCGGGTCAAAATGTTTTAATGTTCAGCGATAGTAATGATGTCAAAATAGGAGATAAAGTCGTTATTGAAGATGAAGACTTATGCCTTAAAAAAGATAAGTCATCTCTCAAATGTGATATAATATTATGTTCTTTGTGA